The DNA sequence CTTGAAGGTCTGGCAAAAATGGTTGATTTATCAGCCAAATGCTGTCAGTTCCATTATATATATGCAGGTTTGCATTGTCAAGATTAGGACATAACATTTCTTTAATGTAGCCATTTCTATCATCTTTATACATAATGCATAGCTTGTAATAGATAAGGACGTTAACATTTTTTAACCTACTGGCATTTCTGTTCTTTTCCAACAGAAATTATAGTACAACTCTCGCGATTCCTACATACATGAATGGCATCATAGCATTAAGTATCTTCTGCTTGCTATATATGTTATGGAACTAAAGTGCAAACGATATTCAAGAATTCTAATTTGGACCATCGACAGATCCAAATTCATTATTTAGGGAAAAATGACAATTTGGAATACAATATTCATCAGGGGAAAGTGTATCTTGATAAGAAAGCATACTGAGTTTCCTTCACtgaaatattattatgatgatcatgcagccattcgttTTGGAACTGCTCTTAAGGGCACTAGTTTTCTTGCTGATACCCCCGTTGTTTCCCTCATGTCCATATTAATCCTACCACTGACACTTTCACAAAGCTTCCAGTCGAAATAATGAAGCAATGAGCCTAAAATGAGAGGAAGAACACGATGAGCCAAAGGAAGACCAGGGCAAATTCTTCTCCCAGCACCAAATGGTATAAACTCAAAACTCTGGCCCTTGTACCCGATACTCGACTCCAAGAATCTTTCAGGTTTGAAAGACAAAGCATCCTCCCAACTCTCTTCGTCTCTCCCAATCGCCCAAGCATTGACAAAAACTTGGGTATTTTTAGGAATGTTATAGCCCATGAAGGTCGTATCATGGACCGCCTTTCTTGGTAGCATGAGTGGAACTGAAGCATGTAAGCGTAGTGATTCTTCCACAGTTGCTTGCAAGTAAGGCAGATTATTAATGTCACTCTCTTTCAGTTCCTTGTTTGCTCCCACAACTCTACCAAGCTCCACTTTGATCTTCTTCATTGATTCAGGATTCCTTAATAGCTCACACAACGCCCACTCAATTGTGGCGCTTGTTGTTTCTGTTCCTGCAATAAACATTTCCTGAAACAATAACACAATCTCAAACTCAAGACACAAATTCATTTTCCCTTTAACTGGCCGTATACATTTCTACTTGGACTTACCATTAGAAAGATAGTTATTTGGTGGTCTGATAGTTTAACTGGTTCGTCTTTTCCATTGCCCTCATAATCCAGCACCACGTCCAAGAAGTCCTTGTGCTCTGTTGCCCTTCCTTCCCTGTGTTGCCGTTGTTTGACACGCTCCCTCACAAATCCTGAAATAATTTGCATTGCTTTTTTTAGCTCTCGATCTGTTCTCCTCCTTAACCCTTGAAGGTCAAGCCATCTAAGCCAGGGAAACAAATCTGAGATATTAGGACTCGTCAAACATACTGAGAATCCTGACAAGGCCATGTAAAATTCAGAGGCCATCTCAGAATTT is a window from the Daucus carota subsp. sativus chromosome 8, DH1 v3.0, whole genome shotgun sequence genome containing:
- the LOC108197375 gene encoding cytochrome P450 76A2, whose product is MEWMWNYVLWSILITLMPLAWHLRRKNSYRRAKLPPGPQGWPVIGNIFDLGASPHRSLAALKQKYGPVVWLNLGAVKTMVILSAGAAEELFKNHDLSFIDRFNNDVMRADDYYKSSMALGLYSPYWRTLRRICTVELFSNKRINEAVLVRQRCVNKMLSWIEKELVESATGEIEVKDFLFPAIFNMIGNLTLSQDLMHPNSEMASEFYMALSGFSVCLTSPNISDLFPWLRWLDLQGLRRRTDRELKKAMQIISGFVRERVKQRQHREGRATEHKDFLDVVLDYEGNGKDEPVKLSDHQITIFLMEMFIAGTETTSATIEWALCELLRNPESMKKIKVELGRVVGANKELKESDINNLPYLQATVEESLRLHASVPLMLPRKAVHDTTFMGYNIPKNTQVFVNAWAIGRDEESWEDALSFKPERFLESSIGYKGQSFEFIPFGAGRRICPGLPLAHRVLPLILGSLLHYFDWKLCESVSGRINMDMRETTGVSARKLVPLRAVPKRMAA